The genome window taaatgcatGCACATgaaatactaaaaaaaatagagcCGTATTGGTGTCTAGAAAATTGTATTGAAatttctaaaaaataaaaaatgcttatatatttttacttattCTTTGCTTCAATGCATATAAGgcaatatattaatgatataataatatatgataaatcCTTGTTATGAAAATTGGTATGGATTTTTTAatcaataaatatatgagaGATAATTATTTAGGTATAAGGATTTTACCTAATTAAAGATATCCAAATACACTTTTAAAATTTCGTTCAAAATacatacataatatatgtaccTATAAATGTGTAAAATGCAATTTAAATGGTTATAAAAATCCGACGATGTTTCTATATTCTgtatatgcaaaaaaataaaaaaattaacatggcataagaaaaaaaaatatacttataatttcctttttttgaaatatatagatataaataatacaagGAATgcttccatttttttactcatgtttttatgaatattttaattactCATCAATTCTATTCATTTCGTTTTATTTTCACCtttgttattttaattattttttttctcccttttttaatttgtatttaatgtttttaataaaaatttgtatataatttttttttaattaaaaattataaatatgccaaaaaaaaagaaaaaaatatatacccATCCTATATAGTTCTgctataaatttttataaaaaaaaaaacaaaatgcaGAGAGCATGTGAAATGGTAGTATCTTTATTACGAACGGATGCTATGACTCAAAAATGTCCATTTCACGTATTAAATGTTCAAATTCTTGAGTTACTACAAAAGGAAGGTCTCATTAGAGGGTTTGCAATTAAGGGAACAAAAATAGATATACTACTAAAACATTACAAGGGTGCACCggtaatatttataaacacacgtgtatatattttgcacactatacatatattatatgtatgtaaataattattctttatatagGTCATAAGGAATATTCGAGTTGTATCAAAACCAAGTAGAGATATATGGCTAACACCTCATGAACTCAAATTTCGTACAAGATTCAATACAGGATTATGGGTAATGCAAACTAGTTGTGGTGTAATAAGTCACAGAGATTGTATACGAATGGGTATTGGGGGTAAAATGTTATTTGCAGTTAATAATGGATACCAGCATTTTTGTTAGCTTTTTCGTTACACATTTAGAGGAATAATGTTATTTTAcgattatatttttacaatataaataaaaaattaaaaaatatatatatacaatatattttattttaaatattctcaaattttatatctatGGACGTGGATAGACGGATacaaattttttcaatatatttcctctggggaaataataaaccgatagttttttttatttaaatatggttatatatcataagaagtatataactatttttAAGTTTACAATAACTTCCTGTTTTATAGaagtaaaaaaagaaaagtcTCCAAATACCAAAATTCAAGGTATTTGCACATGCCCACATACTATACACATTTCATGCTAATTGccatattttctttttttatgttttttatatttttcgaacatttgtttttttatttgtaaaaaatatataaaaaaatattttttttaaaaactaatataatttaaatacaaatattaaaaaaaaaagtataaaagAGATTGAATATAGACAATCAAAAAATgggataaatatatgagcTATTAAAGTAtgctatttttaattttgtatatatttaaaaaaaaaatttaagaaaAGAATTATAACATTGttctataaatattaacacTTATTAAAAGGGAAAAAACAATCAAAgaaaattcattatatatataaatacgATATGAGTCATATATGCTACATTTCGTAGTGGTGTACCAAATAAGAAATCAATAACCATAAATAAAGAggaaatggaaaatatacTTATTTCATGTTCATAAcgttttttccttttttgtGTAAAGCAAGCTACATCACTTTATAGATATgaacaaatttataaatgaattattttaaaaatgcaattcaatatatatgaatatacaattttatctttacaaatataaacatattattaagACATGTTTTCATATACGTATGTATATTAGTTCGTCTTATTTAAATGGTAATTTTTCGCCCTTAGTGTTATGTACTAAAACATAATAGTATGTATAATTGGGGTTAAACTATTTTGTTATTCTTGccaatgaaaaaaataaatatttcatatgtttgtattataaacaaaagaaaaaaagtaaataaaaaataaggtacacaaaatataattaataaatgtagcgaataaaatatgaaaaaagaaaaaatcaataataatgataaatattttatacacGTTTCATAAAACAGAATATTGACATAAAACGTACAATAGGAAGTGCATATATGTAGAGACTGTATTgtaaattttgtaaaattaaaaaaagaaaactattttttatagttaattgattatattactatgcaagaaaaaaattactaaTACTGAAATAAGTACATAATATCAAAGATTCAAAATCCTAGCAAACTTTCTACAATCCCATATAAGATTGGAAATAATTTCATAGGAATATGATATTCTTGCAAAATTAGAGAAAAggaattatattttgttcaatgaagaaaaataatgacatgaatatattttacgTAACTGGAATGAGCCtcaaattataaagatTATATCCTATAATATAGAAGATTAATCccatatatgaataattgAATAagttaataatatatacatatttgtgACACCTTGAaaacacattttttatataacaatTATAGCTTTTATTTGGtgcaaaaaattaaagaatcataaattatcatattttttgattgaATTccattgttattattttatttataaaaaaaatgtcatTTGATGATTTGACCGACAATACAAGGTCTGTAAGGAATATCCCAGGAGCAAAATTCATAGTTagagaaaattataaaataaattattaatatatgctttctttttttcgCATAGTTGTATAAGacaatatatgtaataaaatttatttgatatttctaaaatagggagaaatatatacatgctaatttttttgtttttataatgaaaaaaaattttacaCAGGAACATGTAACAgaatttttacaaaataaaaatgaggAAACTATTCTTCGATTAGCAAAAGAACTTTTATTGTAAGTATTGTTAATAGAAAACACAAAACTTtgaatatatgcatatgctTATTTCTTTggaatttataaaaataataaaaaaggataACATGAATGAGATATTCTTTAATAGCACgttacttttatttattttcagaaaatataaatttatggAGCACACTTTTGTAACTAGACAAATGAATACTGAAAAGAAAATACCTGAGTTAAAAGATGCCTTAAAAGTTGTAAATACcttatataaaagaaaggttaaaattaatatattacaaaGTTAAAGATTCCATTTTTGTGAAATTACAAAATTCATTTTAGTAAAACCATACTAGCGAacaatttatattcatatattttcttatatatatataatttcttgtaaattacaaatttttatagcAAATGAATGAAACAGCAGCCTTGGAACATTATTTTCCCCTTGAAGAATCGTTATATGCTAAGGGAGTAATTGAAAAATGTGATAATATTCTTCTTTGGCTAGGggtacatataaatattgaaaaaaaattatgaagaATGTCTGAACTGGTTGtgaaaatattgttttcatAGTATTGTTTTTTCGAGAAACaccttttatttatatattataaatggttaatatttattattttatataacagGCTAATGTAATGGTTGAATTTCCATTCAATGAAGCTATAGAACTTTTAAATCAGCATTTAGAAAGAGCAATAAATTTGTATGAAGAAATGGTATAgcttaaaaaatgtgtaaaATCGTGTTTGTTTATTAGTATTACGTTTTATAGATACTTGTTATCACATTCCAGACATGTATACATTGTGTGTAGCAAAACATCTATGTGCTCCTAtgttattattcatttatattttttaaaaactcAATTCTTTAAATTAGGATAAGGAACTTATATGGTTACACGAACAAATATCAACAACtgaaattaatatatcaagaattcataattatgttgagatgaaaaaaggaaataaagaaaaaaatccGATTGAAACTAAAGGCTAAGTTTCCAGGAATCTaatgttatattattaaaatttcaCAAGATTATTTACCACAAAAAcgttatatttatattcttcCAGAAATGTTGGACACACTAAAGCTGTTAGTGtgaaattaatattttaattggaaaaatattGCGTTTATACgctatgaatatatattcgctcgtattgtatattttttcatcccttttatttccctttttaaatatatttatatatattaaaggaaaacaaaaacaaattaaatttatatattaaataaatatgtataaaaataaataactcATGCtagtatattatttttttatgtggtacaaaaataagacattattataagaaaatatatagtttaTTTACTTTCGTTGAATctgataaattaataattaacacatttttta of Plasmodium berghei ANKA genome assembly, chromosome: 6 contains these proteins:
- a CDS encoding mitochondrial ribosomal protein S8 precursor, putative; the protein is MQRACEMVVSLLRTDAMTQKCPFHVLNVQILELLQKEGLIRGFAIKGTKIDILLKHYKGAPVIRNIRVVSKPSRDIWLTPHELKFRTRFNTGLWVMQTSCGVISHRDCIRMGIGGKMLFAVNNGYQHFC
- a CDS encoding prefoldin subunit 3, putative, with the protein product MSFDDLTDNTRSVRNIPGAKFIEHVTEFLQNKNEETILRLAKELLLKYKFMEHTFVTRQMNTEKKIPELKDALKVVNTLYKRKQMNETAALEHYFPLEESLYAKGVIEKCDNILLWLGANVMVEFPFNEAIELLNQHLERAINLYEEMDKELIWLHEQISTTEINISRIHNYVEMKKGNKEKNPIETKG